One Argentina anserina chromosome 6, drPotAnse1.1, whole genome shotgun sequence genomic window, ATCATATCCATATGgcatttgaattttgaacaaGACAAGAATTCTTTTAACTGCACAGGTTGATTCAACTGGAGTCAACATGCAGCAAACAAATGTGATCTGCTATCTGTGTAATTCAGCACAGATACAATAATGTCCCAACATTTGCATGTTTCCCTTAGGTTGCTCCCTGGTATTGCTAGACGTTTTTATTCGATGAAATGGTGTAGTATTGTTAGACGTTGTCTCACATACTAGTCATGCTAGATATACTTGAATCTAGGAGTGCAACATCTCATGTGAAAGTGAAAAGAGAAATGTAATGGTTAATAACTTAATATATACCAGATGTGAGCCAACATTTATGTTAAACAAAGAAATGATACAAATGATAGCGGGAAACAGAGAAATGTAATAGTATCGTTTATAATATAATGTATGATTACCATATGAAGTATCAGAAAATGTTCAATCGAAAAATTAACCCGAGATGTTATCTCTAACTTTGATTAGATCATCTCAAGATCGGATCATACAGGTATCTCCAAACCAAAGAAACCTAGTTCGAGACGTACCAACGTTGAGAAAACGCACTTATTTAAGCCAATCCAAACGCAGTAGTGTCAAACGCACAGAGAGTCAGACGTAAACTCGCGCTTCTCGCTCCGTCTAATCTCAACCTCTTTTAGATAAACACACGCAACTCGCGCTGCCCTCTTTCATTTCCTTCGACCTAACTTCTCATCATTCCTATTCTCCCCACATACATCAACAAGGTTAGTTCTCCTCATCTGTCaccttttcttgttcttgttatttatttttattgtgttGTAATACATAGATCTCAGTATGATGAGTGCAATGCACGTCCGATCTGAATGATTCATTTAGTACCGGGGAATGGGGATTCAGCTGTTTCGTTTCGTTGATTGGATGGTTCATGCCGAATATCTGATTTTGATGTTGGTTCTCGTTAAAAAAATTGGTTCTTGATCTTATTGGCAGTTTTGATAATTTCGGTTTTCATCGTGAGGTTAAGCATGTAAGCCCTAATGTTCCATTCACATAATCTCGAAAGAGAAAACAAATTCTCGTGCTATATTTGCTTTTTAGTTCTGATCTGCAAGAAAGATATTAGTAGAATCATTGTACCTGCAGAAAAGAGAAGAGAATTCATTAGGAGATCGTTGGAAGAATAAGTGTTCCGAGGATCAGAATTGTTGTgatatcatatataatttacaaGATATAGATCTGATTTTCATAAGGGATGAGGATGAGGTTGGTCAGCTAGCACTAGCAGGACCATTATGGACTCGTGGTGTTATAGATCCGGCTGATGCAGCTTTTTGGCATTACCATTTGGTTTGGTTTATAGTCTTGTAAAATTGatgcatatatttttttgtttttcctgtGTAGAAATGGAGACCTTCCTCTTCACATCGGAATCTGTCAATGAGGGTCACCCTGACAAGCTGTGTGATCAAGTTTCCGATGCTATTCTGGATGCCTGCTTGGAACAAGACCCAGAGAGCAAAGTAGCGTGCGAGACCTGCACGAAGACTAACATGGTCATGGTGTTTGGTGAAATCACTACCAAGGCTAAGGTGGACTACGAGAAGATTGTTCGAGACACATGCAGAGGAATTGGGTTTGTATCGGCTGATGTGGGCCTTGATGCTGACAAGTGCAAGGTCCTTGTCAACATTGAGGAACAAAGCCCCGAGATTGCACAAGGAGTTCACGGCCATTTCACCAAGAAGCCGGAGGAAATCGGAGCTGGTGACCAAGGCCACATGTTTGGTTATGCCACAGATGAAACTCCTGAGCTCATGCCTTTAACTCATGTCCTTTCTACTAAGCTTGGTGCCAAGCTGACCGAGGTCAGGAAGAACAAATCCGTCCCATGGTTAAGGCCTGATGGAAAGACTCAAGTGACTGTTGAGTACAGAAATGATAACGGAGCCATGGTCCCTATTCGGGTGCACACAATCCTCATCTCAACTCAACATGATGAGAGTGTCACAAATGAGCAGATTGCTGCTGATCTGAAGGAACATGTGATCA contains:
- the LOC126798195 gene encoding S-adenosylmethionine synthase 4 — translated: METFLFTSESVNEGHPDKLCDQVSDAILDACLEQDPESKVACETCTKTNMVMVFGEITTKAKVDYEKIVRDTCRGIGFVSADVGLDADKCKVLVNIEEQSPEIAQGVHGHFTKKPEEIGAGDQGHMFGYATDETPELMPLTHVLSTKLGAKLTEVRKNKSVPWLRPDGKTQVTVEYRNDNGAMVPIRVHTILISTQHDESVTNEQIAADLKEHVIKPVVPAQYIDDKTIYHLNPSGRFVIGGPHGDAGLTGRKIIIDTYGGWGAHGGGAFSGKDPTKVDRSGAYIVRQAAKSVVASGLARRCIVQVSYAIGVPDPLSVFVDTYKTGKIPDSDILTLIKENFDFRPGMIALNLDMKRGGKHRYLKTAAYGHFGRDDPDFTWETVKHLKPKA